In Etheostoma cragini isolate CJK2018 chromosome 9, CSU_Ecrag_1.0, whole genome shotgun sequence, the following are encoded in one genomic region:
- the tmco1 gene encoding calcium load-activated calcium channel encodes MSTMFADTILIVFISVCTALLAEGITWVLVYRTEKYKRLKAEVEKQSKKLEKKKETITESAGRQQKKKIERQEEKLKNNNRDLSMVRMKSMFAIGFCFTALMGMFNSIFDGRVVAKLPFVPLSYIQGLSHRNLLGEDYTDCSFIFLYILCTMSIRQNIQKMLGLAPSRAATKQAGGFLGPPPQAAKFS; translated from the exons ATGAGCACCATGTTTGCAGACACTATTCTAATCGTGTTCATTTCTGTTTGTACAGCGCTGTTAGCCGAAG ggATTACCTGGGTTTTAGTGTATCGCACTGAAAAGTACAAGAGGTTAAAGGCTGAagtagaaaaacaaagcaaaaaac ttgagaagaaaaaagaaaccatCACAGAATCTGCTGGACgtcagcagaaaaagaaaattg agagacaggaagagaaactgAAGAACAACAACAGAGACTTGTCTATG GTGCGCATGAAGTCGATGTTTGCTATAGGCTTTTGCTTTACAGCTTTGATGGGCATGTTCAACTCCAT CTTTGATGGAAGAGTAGTGGCCAAATTGCCATTCGTGCCGCTGTCCTACATCCAAGGACTGTCCCATCGGAACCTGCTGGGGGAGGATTACACTGACTGCTCCTTCATCTTCCTCTACATCCTCTGCACCATGTCCATCAGACAG AATATTCAGAAGATGCTCGGCCTTGCTCCCTCCAGAGCTGCAACAAAACAGGCTGGAGGCTTCCTTGGACCTCCTCCCCAAGCAGCCAAGTTTTCCTAA